Part of the Actinomyces howellii genome, CCTGCCCGTCCCGGGAGACCGAACCCCGGCCGAAGACCTCCAGGCGCCCGCCCGCCGTCGCGTGGGTGAGCTCCTTGCCCGGAACCCGTGCCGGGCGCGCTGCCGGGGCCCCGGTCCGCTCGGAGTCCTCCTCCTCGGGGCCCGCCGGGCGCGGCACGCTGGGCTTCCTCATCACGCCTCCCGCGCGCGCAGGCGCGTGAGGACGACGTCGGCGAGCTCGGTGACGTCCCCCGCCCCGACGGTCAGGACGAGGTCGCCGCGGCGGGCCTGGCGGGCGAGGCGCTCGGCGGCCTCCTCGCGGTCGGCGACGTACTGCCCGCGGCCGCCGGGGACCTGCTCCGCGACGGTCAGGCCCGACACGCCGGGGAAGTCCTCGGCGACCTCTCGGGCGGGGTACACGGGGGCGACGACGACGAGGTCGGCACGCCCCAGAGCCGCCCCGAAGCGCTCGGCGAAGGCCCGGGTGCGGGAGAACAGGTGCGGCTGGAACAGGACGAGGAGGCGGCCGCCGCGATCGGCCGCGACGCCCCGTGCTGTCCTCAGGAGCGCCTCGATCTCGGTGGGGTGGTGGGCGTAGTCGTCGACGACCCGCACGCCGTCGGCCTCTCCTCGGTCCTCGAAGCGGCGTCCGGTCCCCGTGAAGGCTCCCAGGGCACGGGCCATCTCCTGGGCCCCGACGCCGAGCTCGAGGCCCGCTGCCCAGGCCCCGGCCGCGTCGAGGACCACGTGGTCGCCGGGCAGGGCGAGCTCGAGGTCGACCGGCTCGGTTCCCTGTGCACCGGCGGGGCCCGCGGTCCACCGCCTGAGCACCGCGCTCGTGGAGTCGGCGCGTCGGGCCGTGATCTCGACGCCGACGTGGGCCTCGCCGACCAGCTCCCCACCGGGCAGGTCGCCCGGCCCGCCCGTGCCGAAGGTGATGACGCGGGCTCCGCCCTGCCCGGCCCGACGCGCCAGGCGCAGGGCCCCGGGGTCGTCCGAGCAGGCGATGAGCACGCCCCCGGGCACGAGCCGGTCGGCGAAGTCGGCGAAGGCCTGCTCGAAGGCCTCGGTGGAGCCGTAGGAGTCGAGGTGGTCGGGCTCGACGTTGGTGACGAGCTCGATGGCGGGGGCGTAGTTGAGGAAGGACCTGTCGGACTCGTCGGCCTCCGCCACGAAGGCGCGCCCCGAGCCCAGCCGTGCGCCGCTGCCCAGGGCCCGCACGACGCCGCCCACGGCGAAGGAGGGGTCCTGGCCCGCCTCGCTCAGCGCCTGGGCGAGCATGCCCGAGGTGGTCGTCTTGCCGTGCGCCCCGGCGACCGCCACGAAGTCACGGCCGGCCGCCGCCAGGGCGAGCGCCTGGGACCGGTGGATGACCTCCTGCCCGCGGCTGCGGGCCACGACGAGCTCGGGGTTGTCCTCCTTGATGGCGGTGGAGACCACGACAGTGGCCTGGGCGGGCACGTGGTGCGCGTCGTGGCCGACCTCGACGCGCACGCCGCGGGCGCGCAGGCTCTCGAGCACCCGCCCCCGGGCGGCGTCCGAGCCGGAGACCTGGGCACCGCGCTCGGCCAGGAGGAGGGCGACGACGCTCATGCCGGCCCCTCCGACGCCCACGAGGTGGAAGGACCTGCCGGCCAGGTCGGCGCAGGTCGTCCTCAGCCCGGTCGTGCTCATCGTCCGTCCTCCTCGTGGTCGTCCTGTCCCCCGCCGTGCTCGGGCTCC contains:
- the murC gene encoding UDP-N-acetylmuramate--L-alanine ligase, coding for MSTTGLRTTCADLAGRSFHLVGVGGAGMSVVALLLAERGAQVSGSDAARGRVLESLRARGVRVEVGHDAHHVPAQATVVVSTAIKEDNPELVVARSRGQEVIHRSQALALAAAGRDFVAVAGAHGKTTTSGMLAQALSEAGQDPSFAVGGVVRALGSGARLGSGRAFVAEADESDRSFLNYAPAIELVTNVEPDHLDSYGSTEAFEQAFADFADRLVPGGVLIACSDDPGALRLARRAGQGGARVITFGTGGPGDLPGGELVGEAHVGVEITARRADSTSAVLRRWTAGPAGAQGTEPVDLELALPGDHVVLDAAGAWAAGLELGVGAQEMARALGAFTGTGRRFEDRGEADGVRVVDDYAHHPTEIEALLRTARGVAADRGGRLLVLFQPHLFSRTRAFAERFGAALGRADLVVVAPVYPAREVAEDFPGVSGLTVAEQVPGGRGQYVADREEAAERLARQARRGDLVLTVGAGDVTELADVVLTRLRAREA